The sequence below is a genomic window from Lolium perenne isolate Kyuss_39 chromosome 4, Kyuss_2.0, whole genome shotgun sequence.
cctagccccccccccccccccccgcagccgatgatgatgatgaggtggaggaccatgagcaccacgggggtggggaggaccaggaggaggagggggtggggaggaccaggaggaggagggggacgaggaggacctctcggaggatgaggggttggggaacttacCGTTCGATCCTGATCCAAACCTAGTTTGGAATGCGCCGGCGGATTACGAGTACGTTCCAGCTgtggagaggctgaggccacgtgataggaggccatatcggcgtgggataacacagctccccgcgctgaagcactggcgctacagccatgttgttctagagcctatggaaggaggtacatgttaatttttggcatttcgttatcgcaattttgtcattatcaaaattattatcacatacatattgatgttgtcgtttcatggtgcagctcgttcaggtatgaagacccgtcgcagaagccgccacgtgggtactcgaacatccttgggggcctacttagaaggtatttccctgggatagtcaatctccctactggtggctgcgacgtagcttggaggtgggcaCACTGCAGCCTCGCAGAAGATGCTCTTGGCCGCGGCACCTTGGCGGACTGCATTGTTGGCAAATTTTGGGgacgtgacttttgacttcttaccattcatacactctccttggttgacaataattgcaataatgccccttgttttacctatgtgcatggttgcagaaatacttcaagaaggccgagggcaaggaaaatgcgtgcgatgatgtccttcaccagcttgcaaggaagagggtgactggcatgcactacgaggcacgtgttcagtgcgttcgcgactggcacgccgaccgcttcgtccacatgactaaggaggacgctcgcgacacgctcatgcagccgtggcagtacATGCAGGTATTTCCATTtgtgtgttattgatttctttatcgccatgtagtttattttaccataatgggtttatcttgtgcatgtagaaccctcctcagtacgtcggcgTAGACGACAGGTGCTTtcttgcgatggtcatgtggtggacatgcccccagtacctcaagaagcacgaggagggcaagaagaagcgggcagagatgcgaggtggatcgcatatccaaggcagcatccccatctctcttcacctacagaacgaggtgagcaaattaatggttccttcattctttgaattcatgttatatatttgctaattctgcaagggtgtgccacttcactttattacatgttttcttttgcaggaagtgaggacaggagcgaagcctaacgtctttgtcgtgctaaagaagatgaagcaaaggaagacgccaCATCCTAagacggggtccgtgtgggttaacccgcaatccgagacccagtgcacgtcgtatgtctccaagttcaagaagaagtacggcgaggacgccaacccagaggccgaggactttgaccctgaggttgcggtgcttgtgggtgaaggcttgaagcatggccgcctatggctTGGTGACGGGGTTGTCGACCCAGCGAAGGTTCCCTCTCttcgccagatccgtcgtggtcgtaagagcggccagcctgaggtagagtcccggccacgggcttcagatctagctgtcgagcggttacgggtatgttttTCCTCCGGCCTCTACCTTTactttacatgctttccattgaaatgttaatgacatcgcgaCAACACATCgtaggtggagatggcagcaaaggagcaggcggcccaggacGCACGGAACATGGAGCGGCAGATTCTGGAGTATCAGCAGCAGCAGACACAGATGATGCTgcagatgcaacagcagcagcagatgatgcaTCAGCAGCAGGCACAAatgagctggctgatgagccagatggctctgtcttctccaccggggagtattcctgctcctccaccttactccatgccgtggatgccgccaccgcccactcagagCCCGGGGACACCTGTCACCGTgaacaacatgaacatcatccggagcatgaaccgtGGTGAGTCCTCCTACACTTGTGCACAACCCGCTACTTGTGCTTGTTCAAGTGATCATTATGCAAATGACAAATGCCAATTCCATCAACCTTGTAGATTATGTGTCACAAGGCAATGACGATGAGGCGGGCGCAAGcaatggaggaggacaaggttgatggcatggtcttcgtgCACTTTGTCGGATTGTATGCTTGTAATGGATTGTAATATTGGACATTGCactatggactctatgtaacttgtatggatggactatggactctatgtgacggattgtatgcatgaactatgtgtgctcaacgtatttgtggtgttgttgatgtgtttggtgatcATATGTTGATATATATGCTATATTTGTGAAATGCAATATTTGAACTGCAGGGATAAatgaaaaacagcaaaaaaaatgaaaaaatcagGCCCCtcacacggcaaaggacttttggtcactttgccgtgtgcacacgcacggcaaaggggccacGTGGCGCAAGCCTGTGCTCCTGAGAGCTCCTGGAGGGTCTGCTGGCAAGGCCTTTGTCGTGCGGGCTGGCCTGCTGCCACACGGCAAAGCCAGCTTCACGGCACAGTGTTTGCGCACGGCAATGTTgccacgcacggcaaaggaggTGCCGCACGGCAATGTTACCGCGCACGGCAAAGGTGAGGACGCATGGCAAAgctctgccgcacggcaaagaatcgcACGCACGGCAGAGACTAGGACGCACGGCAACGGTCTTTGCCGTGCAGATCGGCGACGCGCATGACAACGTTGTCTTTGCCGTCGCTCTCTTTGCCGGGcaacctttgccgtgcgtgcacgcacggtaaaacctttgccgtgcatatagcggcctttgccgtgcaaagtgCCGCACGGCAACGTCTTGTTTTCCCGTAGTGCGAAGCACCAGCGTCTCCCTGCAAAAAGAACGAAGCGCCGCTCGATGAGCTGACGAGTTGTGGTTCAGCACCATTGTCTCCTCTGTGGTGGGAACGAGTACCATGCGACGAGCCGATGAGCTGCACTCCGACGTTGTTCTCTTGCTGCGGGTGAAACAAAAAAGAACCGCTTCTGCCACCAGACCAAAGCGCGCCACCGCCGCTTCTGCATTCCGATGAAGTGGTCGCGTTTGTAGATGTTGTGCCCACCCAGGTTTAGCCTCATCAAGCGCGCCACCACCACGAAAaaaagaaccttccgcatcatggaCAGAGCTACCACGTATCACCTCTCTCATCCACGGGATATCACCATTATTTCCACCAACGACCTGCCTCCTCCTGCCACTGGACAGTGTCCCTGCCGCCAACTTTCCTGTCTCTGATCGTACGACAATGTGCATATCACAATAaaatttgagaagtttaaggaagtgGTCATTTTAGTAAATCAGGTATTTGTTTCGGTTTGATTTTCTTAGCTATACACCATATTTATTTGATATATGTATTTTTTGTTGCATTGAAAATAAGGTGATACATATTGACGTTGAACTATATGTGCATCTTTCATTGTTTGTAAATACGACACTATACCATAATAATTTCTTGTGGTAGAGGTACATGGGAACAATTATACAGATTTGATAAAGTTAAAAAATGTGCCTGGGGAGATAGTTAGGCGAACCGATGAATTTTTAATGTGAAAATAATGCTAGAACATGGGTAGGTAAAGAGTATTGAAATGGATTGAAGGAGAGGCCAAAAGCAAGATGTCGATTTAGCTATTGCAAGTAGAGGGTGGTTAAAAAAACATGACTGTGAAGAAAATCAGCATTTATCGCCATGAATGGAAACCATATGCCATTCATGTACCACAGATGTTTCTAAATCGAAATAATTGTTATAGTGTGTCTATATATTATTTTTTAGTTTTCCTTAATGAAGCATGGGCATTCAGCTAGTATCATTAGCACAAATCAAGGACATTTCTTGAAAGTTCAATCTAAAAACCATAGTTTTCTTCTAGTCAATGTAACGACCAAAACTTGTCTGGTGGAAAAAAATGTACCAATAGTTGTCATCAATTTTAAATACTAAACCTGCATTCCGATTGCTTATAAGCATTCCTCGGCTAGTGTATGCTTGCATGTTAGGCATTAGTTTGTTTAGTGTTAGTTTAGTTCTTTGTTCTAATTTTTTAAAATAATGCACTCTTATGTCTTTTACGGCGAGGTGGAAACCAAGGACGATGTGGCAGGGCTCCATCAACGGTGCAATAGGGTGAGGTGGAGTATAGAGTAGTCGGCTGCTATTATGTGGCCGTGAAGTTGTAGAAGCGGGGCTAGCTTCGTACACTATGCAGTGAAGCCGGTGTCGCTAACTTTTCCTTGGTGTTTACAGTAGACATCGAAAATGGGTGGTGATTAGTAGCTGATGTGAGTCACTAAGCTGATGGTCTGCATTTTATAATTCTTTTCAATATAATTTAGGCGACGATGTAGAGAATCGTCGCAATTGTGCTTTCACATAAGTGATAACCTCACCCTCATATTAGGGGGCATTCCGGCCGTAGCTTTTCTTTCGAGTAAgtttctcttgtggtcactccaCTTGCAGGACATGCTTATTTTCGTCATCGAACTCAAAAATATCCATTTGACCCTTCAAGATATTTACTGTGGCTAGTGGCAGGGGCGGAGCTGCGGCCGGTGCTACCGGCGCTATAGCACCGGTCCAGCTGAGTAATCAAAGAATGTATGTATTGGATTTCTTTTGAAAAAAGTGAAGCATGTAAGGGTAGCACCACTACAAATTCACAGCACTGGCTATGATCGTTCATGCGGCCTGCTCAACGCTATAAGTTAGCACCTGTCGTCCTCCGgttctggctccgccactggcTAGTGGGTTGGAGCTTAAGACACCTTAGACCTTAGGGTTTGTGGGACAGAATAGTGTGGCGGCCATGGGCCATGCGTAAGCTCTATTTTATCAACGGTGCGTCAAAGCCTGCATCCAAGCTGCCTGCAACAACAGTTGTTTGACTACATCAACCAAGAACCTTTGTATGTTCTCTTACAGGACTTGCAAGTTTTCGATGATGATTCATGACATGGCCAGTTGTCGAGAAACATTCCATACTAATATTGTCCTGCGGATTTGTATGTGAATTTGACTGCAAGGGAACCGCAAATAAAATCCTTTTGACttgcaagtgaattttactttctCAAAAAATACAAGGGAGCCGCAAGTAAGAGTGCATGTTCTGTAGAAATCCTAGCAGCATTTCACATTCTCGCCGTGGTTGAGTTAATTTGATCAGGAACAGTAGATTTTCAAGTGTGAGTTCAGATTTGTTTTAATAGTTTTCCTTAAtaaagaaaaaaaatccaagtTTTGCCCACTCCGAAGGTTGATGTGTCTCTTGATTGCCTACAATGTCAATGTCCATTGACGGAGTGTAAGTTGGATACAATTAATCTTTTGACTTTTCAGATCGTTGAACAATCTACTGAATTTCCCGCTGTGTTGATGGGTGTCTCCGTTGAAAAATACAAAGTCGAGGTTTGCATGATGATAATTAAACCAGAGAACACCTTTTTGTTTTGACCATGTGAAGTCCATTTAAAGGAAAAGAAGACCAAAATATAATGCGTCTCATCCTAGTAGCGCCTCAAAAGCTGaacatgtactgcgttgagcattccTGTGAATTTTCACCATTGACGACTTGTGCGCTTCTCTCCATGTGTTCATGTTCCTCGGATAATAATACTGTATCTAGGCTTCTAGTAGCACTGTAATAATAGAAGGGCGTGGCGACCGATCTCTACTCGTGTTCTATACCGTACATCTATAAGCTGTAGGCCGTAGCCATGGTGGGTAACCTTCTTCGGTCCAACTACAGCGCACCAAAGAATGCACCAGCCCCCAAGTCAGTTCGATTGTGGCCGTGACCACGTGCGTTGTCGCACACGAGGCTTGCGATGGCGGCTGACAGCGGCGCCACGCAGAGGCCCTGCCGGCGCAGGCTCGTGGCCGGCTCTTCTCCGGTATCCTGCGACGACGGCGAGGAGCAGCTTACCCCAGGGAGGGGCGCAGCTAGAATCTGCAGCAAAACATAGACAGAAACTTCAGATCGATATTGTTGCTCTATGTATCTGTAGTGACAGTGTGCAAGTGTAACACGCAGAGGGAAATGCAGCGCGTGTGTTCCCCTCACCTGGATTTGCTCGTGGAGGCTCCTGATGCAAGCAGCTGCCTCGTGCAGGACTGACGCGGTGTCCGTCTGCAGACATGGATCGGGTTCAGAAAAGTGTGGTTTTCTTCGGGCACGCAGGCATTATGTACGTAAATAAACCAAGATCATCGGTAGCATGGTTTACCTTTCCGTAGGGAGAAACCAGCTGCTGGAGCGCGGTGATCTTGTCCCCCAGCTTCTGGCTCCTCTTGCACGGTGCCTGTATACATTGCGTTTATCATACACAGCCGATGTGATCTTTTTTTCTGAAACTAACTGCACTAGGAAGTGTCTTGCATAAATGTTTTGCGCAGTTGGTTAAGCCAGTGTTATTTCCAAATATACTGACGGCCACGACCCCATTAAGAAAGAATTCAGCGAATCATTGAGCAAACAGAACGTCACCTTCTCAGCTTGATTTCTTGGCTTGGCGCTGCCCTGCCGCCGGCCCTGTGGAccctgcgccgtcgtcgtcgcggtGCTTCTCGTTGTCTTGAACCTTTTTGAACTGCTCCCGTCGCCAGCCATTGGCTCGCCTCCTTCTGCCGTCCATGTCAACATATGCTGACAGAAAATAAGAGCCATcgcaacaaacaaacagacgtaaGCATCCCAGCAGCATTAGCCCGAGATTAGTCTCGGCGACTGGTTTCAGACCGGCAATTAAAGAGCATTACGGCGGCAGCATCAGGAGAATCTGGCTGGGTGTAGCCGAACTGCATCAGCGAAGAAGGCCTGACGTCGCCGCCGCTGTAGACCGAGCCGTCTCCGATCCCTAGGTTCATCAGCGAGCAGTGGTTATTCATCAGTGAGTACAGAATGacaaagagaagaaacctgaagtCCTGAACCACTTCACTACGAAAATTGGAAAAACGATGGTACCGAAATAACTCTCTGAACCACGCGGGGCGAAAAGCGTCGGCGTCTGAAGGCTCTGAAACGACGGCAAGTGGTGGCGCAGATGATCATATTCCACCGCGGTGAGTCTGCGCactcaaggaggaagaacaaTTCTTATGAGCCACGCCGTGTGAAACGCACGTACGTAGTACTACGTACTCTTATCTGAACTCGAAAGGTAACACTTACATCTTGTCGAAACCTGCGGTTCCAGCTGCCGAATTAGAGGACTCGCATTTCACTGCAGTTGAACAGACATGTCAAATTGGCATGGGATTTCAGAAGATCGTAGGAAAACGCGTACGTGGCAGGGAGGGGAAGAATGTACCATAGTCATCGCTGAACGGCCGCAAGAGGGAGGACGGCGCAGAGCAGTTCCACATTGCGCCTTCCGGTCAAACTCGATCCTCCAGCAGCAACTCGCAGGCTTTCATAACCTGGAAAACGAGACATTCAGTTTCCATCAGAAAATAGTTCAGACGAAACAAGAACCAAATGGTACCAGGTTCCAACTTTTGCTGGTGATTTACAACTCCATCGAGGTCATGAACTTCAGCCAAAAACAGGACAGAAAGTTGCAAAATAACTACAGAATTCAGAACCCTTGTGAGAAGTAGAAAACGAAGGGAGAAGAAGATTCACAATCCACCACAAAAACAAGAAGAAATCAAGAAGAAGCAATGCAGACGTGAGCAAAACAAGAAGGAACACACGGAAGaaagatcaaaagatcaaggcgtAAGGTTCATCGGTCGTTTACCCCATGGAAGAGATCGAGCAACGCGGCGCCGCGAGAGAAGAGAGGAGAAGCAGGTCGCCGATGGACCGAGGAGAGCAGCGGCTGGCTATATACTACACTCCTCCGCAACTCGCTAGTTAAGTAGGGAGTACAACGTGTGCGTACGCAGCGCTTAAATGCGTCGATGGTTTGCTTCGCCTTCCTTCCTCTCCTGCCGTTTTCACTCGGCCTGTTGCTAATTATAAGCCGTCCTCCGAGCTTGCCGCAATTAAAGACGTGAGACGCCACGGCCAGGAAATTTCAAAGGAGCACACCGGAACTCGGGGACGACGGATCGATGGAGAGGGGTCGCTCCCATAAATAGCATAGTAGCAGCAGCAGCCGCCTCCTCCAGCCCTCCCGGTGTTATCTCATAAATAAATCCATGGCTCAGTACTCTCTGTTAGGGTATTGCGCATTTCGATCAAAGACTTCAACTATAAATTTGTTCaataaaatataagatatatatcacATAAATTATATCATCGAAAACTTCTTTTGAATATAAATCAAGTAGGTATAAATTTTATGGTATATATCTCATAATTTATTGATTAAATTAATGGTTATTTTTTTATTGGAGTGTGTAATACTTTAATAACTCGGTATGGAGGTAGTAGATAGAGAAAATTAACTTAATTCTCCTACATCAAGAGTGTGCTTCTAAATCATAGGATTGCGCTGTGAATCATCCTATCATGAGTTCGCTACATGTTTTATAATTGGGATATTTCTAGTTGCACATGTTGTTGCAACTTAGAAAAAAATGTCTAGACGGCTAATTGCCTTGTGATTCATGTTAGTTATGAGTTACTACATGTTATGGAGTAGTAAAACTCAATGATTTCTTCTCACTGAAAATTACACAACAATAATTCcaagctcgcgggcgtttcatGGCCGTTCCATCATCTCGTTTTGCATTGATTCCTGACATGCAGATGTGTGATTAGTGCTAACTGGTTTCACGGCATGATTGGCTGATCCACGCACTGTTGCTAATGCGTTACGATCCCTTTGTATTCTAGTGTTACAAGACAAGATTTAATTTGGCAATAGGCGCCTGTCTCGTCTGGCTCGTCCTGCCGTCGTGGCGACTGACGAGTGTCCGTCAGGGCAGTCCAGTTGACCGATGTCCGAACCCCCTAAACCCCCGTTTCTTTATGATCTTGTCAGGATCAGTTCGGGCAGCGCACAGTGTTTTTCTATGGCGCCGATGAACCAAACGCCTACGACCAAGCCGGGAGGGAGCCAAACGCCGGCCGCCGATTGATTGTTTAAGCTGCAGTCTCATCGCGTCGACGCTGTCTTCTGTTTGAGCTGAGGCTGAGCTGCGACGGCCATGTTTTCCGAGACATTACAGGCTGTCATGATGAGCCAAAACAGCAGCCGATCATCGCAGGTTTAGTAATACCAAATTCGACGCGACAAGAGTATTATCCAAGCTTCGGCGGCTCAAGTCAGTGGAGTTCTTTGCTTAAACCACAACTTTGCCGCGCAAAATCCGAATAACCACCACGACGGCGTGATAAAAAATGTGACCTATTATTCTGCGCATTTTTTGCAATGTACACAAAATTGCATCATAACACGTTCACATCATCCGAGGAGGCGCGGCCTCCGAGCGGTGGAGGTGCCCCTGTTGCGGGGAGGTGCTATCCACCGAGCTAGTCGGTGCTGATGCGGTTGCCGCACACCTCGCGCGCACCCCGAGTTACTAACTGGGCAGTGGCCCAACATTAGGTAAGACGTTTTTTTCTTTGTCGTTTCTTTTTTCTgttgtttcttttattttttgaaaatatTTTAAAAAAACAAATCGTTTTTAAAAAAATCTTAATATTTTTTAGAtttaaatattttcaaatttgaacatttttcaaaaaatctaaacatttttttgattaaacaattttaaaatttgaccattttttagatttgaacaaatttcaaatttgaataatttttagatttgaacaattttcaaatttgaacattcttcagatttgaacaatttttagatCTAAACATTTTTTTAATCATTTTTTAAAAATGTGAACATTTTTAGATTTGAATTTTTTCATATTCGAACattttttttagatttgaacaattttcaaatatgaatactttttagatttgaacaatttctaaaaaagaaaaagaaacataaaagaaaagaaaaagaaaaatagatCATACAAAATGATTCAAAAAAGCGACTAACCCCCGAACTGGGCTAGCCCGTACCGTGCGCGAGGGTGTGCAGCGCACGATACGCGCCGACCTGATCGGTGTATAGCATTTGCCCCTGCGGCCATGAGCTCTATCCTCCCTTGGCCTAGATGGGCATGGGCCTAGCTTGCGCGGCTACTGGGCACCGTGGTGGTGCTGGCGATGGCAGGATGGGGGGACCACCGTCCAACCCTCCCTTCAATGGTGGTCGCACTGGCACGGTTTGTCGGCACCTCTGGCTCGGCTGACTGCCCCTGTCGCCCCCGCCCTGCGCCGCCGCTCACCCGCCTAGCTCCGCTCACGGGGACAGCTCGGGGAAGAAGAAGATCGGAAAAAagaaaaataggaaaaaaaaagaaaaaatggcTGATAGGTAGGCCTTAATGGCATATTTGAGGAATATTCTGTTTTACAGTTTTCGTTTACAGGGTCTGTTCTGCGCAGCGGTTTTTCGACCCGTAAATACGAGTTCGGTGAACTAAACTCCGGGTTTTCAGTTCGTATTTTTacaggctctgttagagatgctcttaggggtGCAGTGCGTTAGCTTGTGCCATCTGAACGTGGCGTGGCCTAGAAGCTCAATGCATCGCCTCCTTGTCATCTTAGGAGTTGCCGGTGCATGTTGTGGGTTGTGTTGTAAACCGTGTGCGCCGTGTTCGTATCGTGTAGCCTTTCTGACATTATACATGCCTCCTAGAAATATATTCCATGGCGTATTATAGTATGAAAAAATACGGAAATGCGTACCGAAAGCGAGTACCGATCGTTCTGCAACTGCCATAGTTGTTCCGTTTGAACTGCCGTGTTTCACAACCGACCAAACATAAACAGACGTTCCTCAGATTCGCGGCCCAGCCTAGTTTCCTGAACATCATCGCGTGCACAGAGACATACAGTCTGCTCTGAACAAGCGCCGCAGTTGCAGCAGCTTTAAAAGGATACAACTCCAGTCCAGTATACATCAAACTCAGCAAATATAGATAGGTGCACAAGTCAAGGAGCTGATGCCTGCCGTTTCAAAACAAGGTTGAAAAGAAGGGACCGCTAGAACCAGCGATGGTAACTGCTAGCCATTTTTACCACATCATTTGATGGCAAACGCCATGCCACTTCCAGGTTTTTCCCGGCGCACGATTTCCGACCGCGTTCCCGGGCCTGCCTGCTTTATTAGGAAGTAAT
It includes:
- the LOC127349012 gene encoding uncharacterized protein is translated as MWNCSAPSSLLRPFSDDYVKCESSNSAAGTAGFDKILTAVEYDHLRHHLPSFQSLQTPTLFAPRGSESYFGIGDGSVYSGGDVRPSSLMQFGYTQPDSPDAAAHMLTWTAEGGEPMAGDGSSSKRFKTTRSTATTTAQGPQGRRQGSAKPRNQAEKAPCKRSQKLGDKITALQQLVSPYGKTDTASVLHEAAACIRSLHEQIQILAAPLPGVSCSSPSSQDTGEEPATSLRRQGLCVAPLSAAIASLVCDNARGHGHNRTDLGAGAFFGAL